The genome window tgcttctcaccttctccacaatggtgCGATTCATCCTTTCGGCTTcgccattgtgttgtggggttctaGGAATTGTCTTTTCATGTTTGATCCCATGGCTCGAacaatactcttcaaattcccttaaagtgtactcacctccattgtcacttcggagacaCTTTAGCTTTTGTCCTATCTCCCTTTCCACCAGAGCATTAAACTTCTGAAAAACTTGAAACAtctgatctttggttttcaaaatataaacccataattttcgtgaagcatcatcaataaaattaacaaaatatttgttaccgcccatcgattcaattttcattggaccacaaatatcaaaatataccaaatcaagtatattcaattttctttcagataatgtctgaaatgagactctatgctgcttaccaaataaacagtagtcacaaggttttaccgttgtacccttggcataagaaatgagtgatttcttggAAAAAATATGCAATCCCTTCTCACCCATATGACCCAtccttttgtgccacaaatctgcagaaatctcatcttgtgctgcgttcaattcaccttggcatgTTTATGCATTTGTCCTGTATAACGTGCCatgagcaactccctttgcaatcaccaatgatcccttggtgagtctccacttttgatttgcaaaataattCTCATATgcatctcggtctaaagcaattcccgagatcaagttcatcctcaaatcaggtacatgtcgcacCTCCTTCAGAACCAATGTGCATTCGACATTTGTTTTGATACAAATATCACCAATCCCCGCAAtttttgagtaacttgtgttacccattcttataaggccgaaatcacctgctacatatctgcaaaaaagatctcttaccggtgtggcatggtaagatgctgTTGTATCAACTACCCATTCCGACTctggacctgataagtgcatgcattcctcttcctcgttTATACAGAGGataacattatcattgttttgcaccatggcggctgtgttgtcgtcatttttctggccactagtttcacctttgccctttcttggatttgggcaatctcttttgaagtgacctggttgatcacaattgtagcaatttttagctcttgatttggatcggttcttagaattcccacgagctccggatctacTATAGTTGCTCGAAttcctttgataactcctgcctctaccttctgtgatgagagcatgtccttgattttcaggcttctttctcatcttctcattgagtagaagagccgatgtgacatctttcaactcaatggtagtcttacagtgcaggatggttgttgccagattattgtacgaagatggcaacgagttcaacaacaagatggctttatcttcttccttgATTTTCACTCCGAGGTTGGCGAGCTGTATGATTATtccgttaaacacatttaaatgtgacaaaaaattcgtaccttcacccatgtgtagggcgtatagGTGCTTCTTGAGGTACAATTTTTTTGTCAGCATTTTGGATATGTATAGGCTTTTCAACCTTGTCCAAATGCTACgtgcggtgtcttcatcaatgatgttatttactacatcatctgataagtgcaacaTGATTGCACTAGCAaccctttcatccaagtcagcccaatcctcagctttcatggtatcatGCTTTTTGGCATCaccatctagtaccttgtgtaatccttgttggatgagcagatccctcatccttctttgccatgttgagaaacctctatctccgttaaattttgctacctcgtactttactccggacatttttatttttcatcgAGTATAATACTACCGACAGTGAATAGTATTTCTGTGAACGAGCAAaacctgtgctctgataccagttgttgggaataaatcccctacagaaataatattcacagtaataaaagcggaataatcacgtagcaccgagatacggtaattaacacgaataaaagagtgacaacgacaccaagatttttaggtgaaaaaccctttgaataagggaaaaaaccacggccccgagacgagcaactaatatcactatagcaagaaattttatactttgtaggtccgagtaaaatactccaaagaccactacaacactcaaaagaaataaccctcttttgatattctcacctcactacaatatcgctcactctctatttttctcacagactattttcttataccttgtctgtgaaacctcactctttctttctctctttgttggtgtgtagaaatgagagttgaagctctccttttatagccgaaGCCTCACCCTCTATATTTGATAATTTGCACacactttttcttctttttcttcaatgttgataattcaacaaagttggctaccaacccaaagaaattcaataaagttggctaccaaaccaaagaaattcaacaaagttgacaaccaaaaccaaaccaaagaaattcaacaaagttggcaaCCAAACCAAAAAATTTTtccttaggcacatgcctattactttggctATTGAATGAGATGGACCCATCATATTCCACTTTCACCGAGACTTGTTACTTTACCCCAACACAAATATCAGATAACTCTGTTTAATAAAGCTTATGCAAATGGAATGAAAATTACTTAATTCTCTGTCGGAATTTGAACTCGTGTCCACGATTACCATAAATACTTCAACTATCAACTTGTATGAGGGTTAAGAAACAGTATAGACATGTGGAAAGTGAGGCAATCATTGGAGGGAGGTTCTTGGACTTATGTACCTTGAATTTATTGAATAGAAATAAGATTCCCAAGTGTATTGCAAGAAATAGTCCAGCTGCCAACAATGAGTTGGCCCCATCACATGCTCATGTGATTTCTGAGAGAAGCTTTTAAGCAATTAGTATGCTTGCTCGTAGGGGATGAATGTCACTCAACTTCGAGTTCAAGTTGGAATTTACCCCCATAATGTGGGTTTATGTAGTACCATGATACCATTTGTTTGAAGACAGtttaataagtaaaatttatcCCTAGCAAGGTGGGCGAGTATTACATATTCATCCAGGAGATAAATATGTTTTCTTTTTTGGTATAAACATTCGATAATCCGCTCGggagaagaattaacctaaatagccacCCACCCAACCACTTAAACCAAAATTAGCTTGTAGATGTATAAtacatgtataatatatatatatatatatatatatatatatatataaaacgattagaaaaagtaaacattAAATAGAACCAGTTATTTGAATAAAAGGTCCCTATCTGGAACTCACTGGCCCAATTAATCCAATTCCTGCCCCATTAAAGAGAGAAGCGCCACGATTTTTTACCCGTGACAAAGACCTACAACAACCAAACACATGAGAAGGGACAAAATAACTCAAATCAAGGGATGGCAACAAGAAGAAACTACTAGTGAATCATCAGTCCCTGGGTCCAAGGTGGTCTACAGTTCCACATATTCGAAAATTTATCATTATCTATTAATATGAATAAGCAAAATTTAAATATCCAAGGTTTATTCTCCAGCATGATTTTAAATACCATTTCCATAGAAAAATCAAACATCTAATCATACATCAACGTCTACATCTGTTACTTACCATCAAATCCAATCATACATCAAATattactttatatacataggggtaaaagtataaatataaaaattcttaacgggttaacgttTATCCGATAAGGAAATTGAGTAATTCGCCCCCAAACCGTTaaaccgttaattataaaatttcaatccgttcacCAACCATTACCCCGATAAcctgataccaataagccaatcgGTTTGGTTAACGGTtatggttcggttttgaacagccCTAGACTGAATAACTGATCCATTTTCTTGTACTTCCACTAAGAGCCATTTTACAGTTGGAAGCAGTGCTCTTGCCTACTTCATCCAGCAATGGCAACAGCAAACAAAATCATCATAATCCCTTTCGCTGTGTAATGGGGCTCTACTCAGGATAGCTGGATTCTAACTTCTTAAGTATGAAACTAACCACACTCCAATCAAAGCCACGGTACTGAAGCCAACGAACAATCCTTGCTTTACGTTTTTCTCTAGGCACACCCTGCCCTTTAAGCCACTGCTTAGATGCCTGGACAAACAATTGATCCAGAGAAGGTCTCGACATAGTAACTACTGATTGTCCTGAGTCTTCCTCTTCAACAGCTTCGTCATTCTTGAAGACCAATTTTACGGCCTTCTCTGCATCCGCTTCGCTTACACCCTTCTTGATCAAGGCCTAATCCGTAAAATGACAAGGACGTTCAATAGGGTTATGACAAAAGCAGAACAAAACCAAAGCTACCCCTCTGTATAATAAAATGGAGGTGAGAAGAAAAGAGTGTAACTGCTCAAAGAACTAATAAAGGACCACATGGTTGGAACATCATAACTAAATAACACACTGTGCCTCCATAATTGCACTATACTAACAATGTTAAAATTATTTAGTTCTTTTTGTTAAGTACTCAAGTTTGGATGTAATAAGAAACATATATGCTCCTGTGTCCTCCTAAGTGGATCGAAAAAGAAAAATTCCAGATTACCCAAGGGAAATTCAGCAAGTGATTTACTAACTGCTCTCCAACACTAGCCCAAACAAGACCAAgtcaaaatgaaagaaaaaaggtAGGTGAGAAACCCATTAGTTTGGAACCGTACAACCAATTCACTCTATACAGAAGCATAAAAAAGTAAGTTCAAAATCTCCTTCAGAGAAGTAGTTGACAAAGAGGAAAATTTACTTGCTTGATTCGTCTTGGACCCCAACTTGAGGAAGACCATCTGGACCGAGAAAACATTTCAGCATACAGACTGTCATTGATTAAACCCCTAGGGCAACACACGGAACAAATAAAAATGAGGTCATTATGGTGAAATTAAGATTGAGCCAGGAATTACCAACTCGGAAATGACACAAAACCTATGGCACTATCTTCTTCTTCTACTAATTTTCCTTTTAGCAAGTCTAAGTGTACCACTTAACGTCTAGATAACAGTAGAACAATGTAAGTGAACAAGTGACAAATGTGCATCAATAGCCAAAATATGACTGTGATTTGAAATAACATCTATGTGTTACCAAAGACCGAATGATGGAGAATATCTTGATGGCAGTTCGATTTACCTGGTATGGAAATCTGTAATTACAGCATTAACAACACTGATTGTAAACTTTCTTCCCAGGAGTTTCTTCTTCACTTCTGCAGCCGTAAGTGCTCTGCACAGTTAAAAAAATACATGCATCAGAAGAAACTCCATTTGCATCAGTCTAAGGGCTTCTTTTCTCAGCTTCACTGACTGGAAAGAGAATTCATGTGCATCAACAAAGGTTTAACAGTTTCATCATTGGCACATCATTCTCTCACTGAAAGCCACACTCATACAGCTCTATGCACACATATAATGAAGGAAATGAATATTTATCCATCTAATATGCGCTTAGAGTCTTCAACACCACTTGAAAAGATCAGGTCGGAAGTCAGATCAGCGCAGTAGCAAATAATAGTCAAAGCAAATAAATAACGACCAGATAAAGAGATATAAGACATTTAATATTCTAACCTTGAAGCAAGTAATTGAACTGCTATCCTTTCTGCATCTACTCTAGCTTTATCAGTTTCGGCTATACCGCGCCCAAGCCTAAAATCTGCATTAACTTCATCTTCCTTCCCTGAAATTCCATAATAACCTCTTAATTTCTCATTTTCCACAGTTTGAATGCTGCATTATAATATGAGTTTCACTACAGGTAAGAACAACAGAGGCATGGATAAATCCAACCATACCCCATTCAACCTCATTGTCTACGCTGGTCAGAAGCCtttgtttatgattttgagaCTTGGAATTAAAAGATATGCCTCCATTCTTCAACCTTCCACCAACAGAAAATTCAGTTTCCTGAACATTCCTGTCCACGTAACTCTGCTTTTCTATGTCCAAAAAGTGCTTCCTTGGTGAAGCAGCTTCCAACTCTTGGCATTCTTTAGATTTCTTGGGAATGTGCCGGACTGGAAATAAGCTATAATCTCTGCCTCTGGAGCAGCTTATGGCACTGAACTTCTGCACCCTAAAAATCATATCATATTAAATCAAACTGTTTCTCGACAGTAACATACACGGAAACATACATATATTACATACCATAGTTATATGCCCATTTTGATAAATTAGAGAATGAACTGCTGTAATATTTTCTATGCCCATATTTGCCCTAAAAATCAAAAGTGTGCTTAACTAAACCATGTGACACAACTACCATATTCGAGAATTTTGAGTATAAACTGCTTTAATCTTTTTCATGGCCATGTTTGCCTAAAAATTGACCTTTGCTTAACAGAGCCATGTAAGACAAGTACCGATTTGGAGATTTGAAGAATGAACAACGCTAATCTTTTCTACGGTCATGTCCATCCATATCAAACGTTTGCTTAAGAAACTCATGTCATAGAGTACCCATTTAATGAATTTGGACAACAAACTGCTCTATCCTTTCATATGGTCATATTTGGTCTAAAAATCAAACCTTTGGTTAACCAACCCACCTAACACAAAGGGCCTATTTCAAAAAATTTGGAGAGTGAACTATCATAATCTTTTGATGGTCACCTTTGGCCTAAAACTCAAACCTTTTCTTCACAAATCCACTTAC of Nicotiana tomentosiformis chromosome 7, ASM39032v3, whole genome shotgun sequence contains these proteins:
- the LOC104087525 gene encoding uncharacterized protein, whose protein sequence is MAVSFIVKASIQLHCRAIFIPWVQKFSAISCSRGRDYSLFPVRHIPKKSKECQELEAASPRKHFLDIEKQSYVDRNVQETEFSVGGRLKNGGISFNSKSQNHKQRLLTSVDNEVEWGKEDEVNADFRLGRGIAETDKARVDAERIAVQLLASRALTAAEVKKKLLGRKFTISVVNAVITDFHTRGLINDSLYAEMFSRSRWSSSSWGPRRIKQALIKKGVSEADAEKAVKLVFKNDEAVEEEDSGQSVVTMSRPSLDQLFVQASKQWLKGQGVPREKRKARIVRWLQYRGFDWSVVSFILKKLESSYPE